One genomic region from Nostoc sphaeroides encodes:
- a CDS encoding helix-turn-helix domain-containing protein, producing MTLLNQSQVEQLKEITTHLRQVRQQKSICIEEIAARTLIRAGVLQALEEERFEELPEPIFVQGFIRRYGDALGLDGNALSHTLISNVVCQDSKNAHNNSGNKSNTYIPLVVTYILLLLAASAGLLYTLNPPQITSESPTPEVNSQQSMVSNK from the coding sequence GTGACACTCTTAAACCAATCTCAAGTAGAGCAGCTAAAAGAAATAACTACACACTTGCGACAAGTAAGACAACAAAAATCTATATGCATAGAAGAAATAGCTGCAAGAACACTCATCAGAGCAGGCGTTTTGCAAGCTTTAGAAGAAGAACGATTTGAAGAATTGCCTGAACCTATTTTTGTTCAAGGATTCATCCGTCGCTATGGAGATGCTTTAGGACTGGATGGAAATGCTTTATCACATACTCTTATAAGCAATGTAGTCTGCCAAGACTCGAAGAATGCTCATAATAATTCAGGCAACAAATCAAATACATACATACCCCTTGTTGTCACCTACATTCTATTGTTATTAGCTGCATCTGCTGGTCTTTTATATACCCTTAATCCACCACAAATTACATCTGAATCCCCGACTCCAGAAGTCAATAGTCAACAGTCAATGGTTAGTAATAAGTGA
- a CDS encoding HAD family hydrolase, translated as MLAAILFDLDGTIVNTDPIHYLAWREMLLNYSIEIDETFYKSRISGRLNPEIVKDILPQLSTAEGQKFADEKEALFRKLAPHLKPLSGFSELLAWTETHQLKRALVTNAPRLNAEFMLEVLGIKEAFHTVVLADDCIAGKPDPAPYQVALSNLGITAEEAIALEDSPSGIRSAVSADIRTIGIASTHDPQVLQEIGAFMAIPDFTDLQLWTLLNSLIEPDLSAIASNL; from the coding sequence ATGCTGGCTGCAATTCTCTTTGACCTAGACGGCACTATTGTCAACACTGACCCTATACACTACCTAGCTTGGCGGGAAATGCTGTTAAATTACAGCATAGAAATTGACGAAACATTTTATAAATCCCGAATTAGTGGGCGATTAAACCCAGAAATTGTTAAGGATATTCTGCCACAATTATCAACAGCAGAGGGGCAAAAATTTGCCGATGAAAAAGAGGCGCTTTTTCGCAAACTCGCCCCCCATCTAAAACCGTTGAGTGGATTTTCTGAACTCCTAGCATGGACAGAGACACATCAGTTAAAGCGGGCATTAGTAACTAATGCCCCTAGATTAAATGCAGAATTTATGCTAGAAGTTTTGGGAATCAAAGAAGCTTTTCATACAGTTGTTTTAGCAGATGATTGTATTGCAGGTAAACCCGACCCTGCACCCTATCAAGTCGCCCTGAGTAACTTGGGGATTACAGCAGAGGAAGCGATCGCTTTAGAAGACTCTCCCTCTGGTATTCGTTCGGCGGTGAGTGCAGATATCCGCACTATTGGCATCGCCTCCACCCACGATCCCCAAGTATTGCAGGAAATCGGCGCATTTATGGCAATTCCAGATTTTACTGATTTGCAGTTGTGGACATTGCTCAACTCACTCATTGAACCAGATTTGAGTGCGATCGCTTCTAACTTGTAA